In Daphnia pulicaria isolate SC F1-1A chromosome 5, SC_F0-13Bv2, whole genome shotgun sequence, a single genomic region encodes these proteins:
- the LOC124340774 gene encoding uncharacterized protein LOC124340774 isoform X2, with the protein MGNKHSTLLWSWQRRKRSKIAQSLRNGSSSHINQTSSWLPPIDNWNGSIQAGASGGTSLPYGWEAATDREGKAYFINHLNKTTTYEDPRKDWGEEPPQPREVELSRHPELGFGFVAGSEKPVIVRFVTEGGPSVDKLLPGDQIWRINGEDVKNAPRDHVIQLVRSCKETVHLAVCQPPLDNSTRKSALLSAAKKAKLRNNPSRVRFAEGVVINGTTLPLSQSLSREDPCPPLMPNVMKVYLENGQTKSFKYDSATTVSDVLNSLQQKLGFKSMDNFSLCVEHVKSIRKNKLTLLDPAESLAWIAARPGAHNLRCMLRIAFLPKDAYDLLRKDTGGFEYLFMQCCNDVVQERFAPELKYDIALRIAALHMHQHALTNKMQGKLTVKNIEREYGLERFVPTSLVEAMKRKELRKLLSHFFKVNQQLTAPGQKQLTVLQAKLHYLKIIAELPSYGAKCFSTNFKSDSNVETVILVSPKFGVSQISGMRSSAPLTLCNVEDITSLNVRREDELTQYVEIRLKDPDKETLLLSLEERDAEEIILVLRGYHKLATDRVLPVHRERSRWTQDSAPPYHTRHTVLPSPWSFVDRTTAPPCGASEPEEKLVRYADLSVPPPYHPPPQGFQLPSNRYPSHGEPDEGAIGEREFDDPFDPTLTYDSPRDLRGVSLALSPQHGSNKVDSNMNKPLPNNNVESSSAAGPTATFKNRLPVLSSVSSREIPAARRVSTLETAVPSHKLGFDMPSVVSMEILESQQQQTEMLVQQLADCSEARNDAVIQRVSELKRLVEDAEQYLTGDRSSRVSDVETSSLLSDMSQLSKTESDQSGSGAGAGYGRLRHSDSLLLLTQGQKQLSLPDNSTILLDAADHASSSDTDSVSTTPNQTPTHSPSQRPKSAEGLKHGPSSRPPSMLKPSDSSFGLHSPDVIPSVSGHEDKDLEGLLRRLQDDLPLAEGSLIYLDPDIIDLTMIPPPITPEEDGLKMKFPATINEPPTPFADRDSLENELAAMKSTPSGAVRGRPTPSDLGELQDLTDLAQWSDVVSDSSCLNSSTERDFHDSEDTFSLSGVSTRSVSSLASSVRAGSTSSLAVQTLTESKRRWIADEKRKHLTANPELDKFLSTVAVPLPPSSGNKSSTQTGSGDFSSEDLSAYIIPPPPANASNTSNNGLVILQKLYAAREGIFQVMREETPVVVNSGPTQQQQHGGKHFDEKDRVMVEMKVRFEQREPNHGVSAKIGEMQRLLTSSNNSTSVTETVTVATSSSNVVSTKGTTPDLSPASSHSSGYGSLKSIADCSNNPPPELPARQPAGQFSPRKNGFVHFKMPALNPLNGALKAPGYGPSFRSAFIDDDDEEDEDIPPPPPPPRNPIPRMIIAAAAAANARLPAPGKIAETAVAPPPGLLTKSSSQGDLLGRVSSTTLSSGRMSDPHRLRMDEMGTHVTGVKGMSASTESISTVHKNGQSGSSSPSKLSMASSSDSIGSNASVATVKNSPGSIAAGTSSIVSAKETDNTPPLPPRNSPTRVIMPKLAVTPQTESTMKSAVANRVARPVVDSRPTPPVTNTSPTQRPPALPSRLRKPVPVTSPQKPSPPSMASNSNGPVNVRSPVTKAAAPPPPPIKSTPPSSPNHYAVPSVMKTANESPSKRSEYQTPVVARAPRSAVAPPPPSSSSRIGQPGAPLSTSSPKLGGRNNASIGNNVISLNIRVEGKGAPGQDLPSWTNNSPNHRKPGSGVAVPERDNGSLDSGSFEQDSLDGSTDFDLSTLICQSEQAVTRVISRLAVPLAAKAEQPHPQGDEDLGQIEAARERLINESRQFVTASKMFVKSVTDSPQTMAVCLSQCVVLIERMGVAVEDVSQREQNRDLPPKVRDVARAFLHTLKAAAEASGQGVSDPSMGRLMGKATALAGVLTILMRSLRP; encoded by the exons atgggCAACAAGCATTCGACCCTGTTGTGGTCGTGGCAACGCCGAAAACGCTCGAAAATCGCCCAGTCTCTTCGaaacggcagcagcag TCACATCAATCAGACGTCGTCCTGGCTGCCCCCCATTGACAATTGGAATGGAAGCATCCAGGCCGGTGCCAGCGGAGGCACGTCGCTGCCCTACGGCTGGGAGGCGGCCACCGACCGAGAAGGCAAAGCCTACTTCATCAA CCACTTGAACAAAACGACGACCTACGAGGATCCGCGCAAGGATTGGGGCGAAGAGCCGCCGCAGCCGCGCGAAGTCGAACTCTCCCGCCATCCGGAACTGGGATTCGGTTTTGTGGCCGGCAGCGAAAAACCAGTCATTGTTAG GTTCGTGACGGAAGGCGGCCCGAGCGTGGACAAACTGCTGCCAGGCGATCAAATTTGGAGAATCAACGGGGAGGACGTCAAGAATGCTCCGCGCGATCACGTCATTCAATTGGTCCGCTCCTGTAAAGAGACGGTCCACCTCGCCGTGTGCCAGCCGCCGTTGGACAAC TCGACGCGCAAATCCGCTTTGCTCAGTGCGGCCAAGAAAGCCAAGCTGAGAAATAATCCATCTCGCGTCCGCTTTGCCGAAGGCGTCGTGATTAACGGCACCACATTGCCGTTG AGCCAATCGCTGAGCCGGGAAGATCCTTGCCCGCCGCTCATGCCCAACGTGATGAAAGTCTACCTGGAGAACGGGCAGACGAAATCGTTCAAGTACGACTCGGCCACCACCGTCTCCGACGTCCTCAACTCGCTACAGCAGAAACTCGGCTTCAAATCGATGGACAACTTTTCGCTGTGCGTCGAGCACGTCAAGAGCATCCGCAAAAACAAGTTGACGCTGCTCGATCCGGCCGAATCTCTCGCCTGG ATTGCGGCCAGGCCGGGCGCTCACAATCTCCGCTGCATGTTGCGAATAGCTTTCCTACCGAAAGACGCCTACGACTTGCTAAGGAAAGACACGGGAGGCTTCGAGTACCTCTTCATGCAA tgcTGCAATGACGTCGTTCAGGAGAGGTTCGCTCCCGAGCTCAAGTACGACATCGCCTTGCGAATTGCCGCCCTTCACATGCACCAGCATGCGCTTACCAACAAGATGCAGGGCAAGCTCACCGTGAAGAATATCGA GCGCGAATACGGGCTGGAACGGTTCGTGCCCACCTCGCTGGTCGAGGCGATGAAGCGCAAGGAGTTGCGCAAATTGCTCTCGCACTTTTTCAAAGTCAATCAACAACTGACGGCGCCCGGGCAGAAGCAGTTGACCGTCCTACAGGCCAAGCTCCACTACCTCAAAATCATTGCCGAACTGCCCAGCTACGGCGCGAAATGTTTTTCCACCAACTTCAAg tCGGATTCGAATGTTGAGACTGTGATATTGGTCAGCCCCAAATTCGGCGTTAGTCAAATATCCGGAATGCGGAGCAGTGCG CCTTTGACGCTGTGCAACGTTGAAGACATCACTTCATTGAACGTCCGACGCGAGGATGAACTGACGCAGTACGTTGAAATTCGCCTGAAAGATCCCGATAAGGAG ACATTGTTGCTAAGCCTTGAGGAACGTGACGCTGAAGAAATCATTCTAGTTTTGCGGGGCTATCACAAACTAGCCACTGATCGCGTCTTGCCCGTCCATCGAGAAAGGAGTCGCTGGACCCAGGATTCCG CTCCTCCGTATCACACTCGTCACACGGTCCTCCCTTCTCCGTGGAGCTTTGTGGATCGCACGACCGCTCCTCCCTGTGGCGCTTCCGAACCGGAAGAGAAATTGGTCCGCTACGCTGATCTCTCCGTTCCGCCGCCTTATCACCCACCGCCACAAGGTTTCCAG TTGCCCAGCAACCGCTATCCATCGCACGGCGAGCCCGACGAGGGAGCGATCGGTGAAAGGGAATTTGACGATCCATTCGATCCCACCTTGACCTACGACAGTCCGCGTGATCTCCGCGGAGTGTCGCTAGCTTTGAGTCCGCAGCACGGCAGCAACAAGGTGGACAGCAACATGAACAAGCCATTACCCAACAACAACGTCGAGTCGTCTTCGGCGGCCGGACCGACGGCCACATTCAAGAACCGGTTGCCCGTCTTGTCTTCGGTTTCGTCGAGGGAAATCCCAGCCGCCCGTCGCGTTTCCACCCTGGAGACGGCGGTGCCCAGTCACAAGCTCGGCTTTGACATGCCCAGCGTTGTGTCGATGGAGATCCTGGagtcgcagcagcagcaaactgAAATGCTGGTCCAGCAGTTGGCCGACTGCTCGGAGGCCCGCAACGACGCAGTCATCCAACGCGTCTCGGAACTCAAACGCCTGGTGGAAGACGCCGAGCAGTACCTGACGGGCGATCGCAGCAGTCGAGTCTCGGACGTGGAGACGTCCAGCCTCTTGTCGGACATGTCTCAATTGTCTAAAACCGAGTCGGACCAGTCGGGTAGCGGCGCAGGTGCTGGGTACGGTCGTCTCCGGCACAGCGACTCGCTTCTCCTTCTGACGCAGGGACAGAAACAACTTTCACTGCCGGACAATTCGACCATTTTGCTGGACGCTGCCGATCACGCGTCCAGCAGCGACACAGATTCGGTCAGCACGACCCCCAACCAGACGCCCACTCACAGTCCGTCTCAGCGACCCAAGTCGGCTGAAGGTCTGAAACATGGCCCGTCGTCCAGACCGCCTTCGATGCTGAAGCCCAGCGACTCGAGCTTTGGTCTCCACAGCCCGGACGTCATTCCTAGCGTGTCCGGCCACGAAGACAAAGATTTGGAGGGTTTACTTCGACGCCTGCAGGATGATCTTCCACTGGCCGAAGGATCGCTCATCTACCTCGATCCGGACATCATTGATTTGACCATGATTCCACCACCCATCACGCCCGAAGAGGACGgactcaaaatgaaatttccgGCCACCATCAACGAACCGCCGACTCCTTTCGCTGATCGAGATTCCCTGGAGAACGAGCTGGCCGCCATGAAATCGACGCCGTCCGGCGCCGTCCGTGGACGTCCAACGCCATCTGATCTTGGTGAATTGCAGGACTTGACGGACTTGGCCCAGTGGTCCGATGTAGTCTCGGATTCTTCGTGCCTAAACAGCAGCACGGAGAGGGACTTTCACGACTCGGAAGACACGTTTTCCCTGAGTGGGGTCAGCACCCGCTCCGTCAGTTCACTGGCCAGCTCAGTCCGTGCTGGCTCCACGTCCAGCTTAGCCGTCCAAACTTTGACGGAGAGTAAGAGGCGCTGGATAGCCGACGAGAAGCGTAAACATCTGACGGCCAACCCAGAACTGGACAAGTTTCTATCAACAGTAGCTGTCCCTTTACCGCCCAGCAGCGGCAACAAGTCGTCAACTCAGACCGGATCAGGCGATTTTAGCAGTGAAGATCTTTCGGCTTACATCATTCCACCTCCGCCGGCCAATGCCAGCAACACGTCCAACAACGGGCTGGTCATCCTGCAGAAACTCTACGCCGCCCGTGAAGGGATTTTCCAGGTGATGAGGGAGGAAACTCCGGTCGTCGTCAACAGCGGtccaacacaacaacaacaacacggcgGCAAACACTTTGACGAAAAGGACCGTGTCATGGTTGAAATGAAAGTTCGTTTCGAGCAGCGGGAGCCCAACCACGGGGTGTCGGCCAAAATTGGCGAGATGCAGCGCTTGCTGACTTCGTCCAATAACTCTACGTCCGTCACGGAGACGGTCACCGTTGCTACATCCAGTTCGAATGTCGTTTCCACCAAAGGTACCACACCGGACCTTAGTCCGGCATCCAGCCACTCTTCCGGCTATGGATCGCTCAAGTCGATTGCCGACTGTTCGAATAACCCACCTCCGGAATTGCCCGCTCGTCAGCCAGCTGGGCAGTTTAGTCCGCGCAAGAATGGATTTGTTCACTTCAAAATGCCCGCGCTTAACCCGTTGAACGGTGCTCTAAAAGCCCCCGGTTATGGACCCTCGTTCAGATCGGCTTTTatcgatgacgacgacgaggaagaCGAGGATattcctccaccaccaccgccgccaagGAATCCTATCCCGAGAATGATCattgccgccgctgctgccgccaATGCTCGACTTCCGGCACCTGGGAAAATCGCGGAAACTGCAGTGGCACCACCTCCAGGTCTCCTCACTAAATCCTCCTCTCAg GGTGATCTCTTGGGGCGTGTTTCGTCGACGACGCTCTCTTCCGGCCGGATGAGCGACCCTCATCGCTTAAGGATGGATGAAATGGGGACCCACGTTACTGGAGTCAAGGGCATGTCGGCCTCGACGGAAAGCATCTCAACAGTTCACAAGAATGGGCAAAGTGGCTCCTCATCGCCTTCCAAGCTGAGCATGGCATCCAGCAGCGACTCTATTGGATCCAACGCCAGTGTGGCCACGGTCAAAAACTCTCCGGGCAGCATCGCTGCAGGTACTTCCAGTATTGTGTCGGCAAAAGAAACAGACAACACGCCTCCATTACCTCCACGCAATAGCCCGACACGAGTGATCATGCCAAAGCTCGCCGTCACACCTCAGACT GAATCGACAATGAAAAGTGCGGTGGCTAATCGAGTAGCGCGCCCAGTGGTAGATTCAAGACCTACACCACCTGTCACTAATACGTCACCCACTCAAAGGCCTCCAGCGCTGCCGTCCCGGCTCCGCAAGCCTGTCCCGGTGACCAGCCCGCAGAAACCATCACCGCCGTCGATGGCGTCGAATAGCAACGGCCCGGTCAATGTCCGCAGTCCGGTGACTAAAGCGGCagctcctcctccaccaccgATCAAGTCAACACCTCCGTCGAGTCCCAATCACTACGCAGTGCCCAGCGTCATGAAAACGGCCAACGAAAGTCCGTCCAAACGGTCGGAATATCAGACCCCCGTCGTTGCCCGTGCCCCGCGGTCCGCAGTTGCACCTCCCCCGCCATCTAGTAGCAGCCGAATCGGGCAGCCGGGAGCCCCGCTTAGCACTAGCAGCCCCAAGCTCGGAGGCCGGAACAACGCCAGCATTGGCAACAACGTCATTAGTTTAAATATACGAGTGGAGGGGAAAGGTGCACCTGGTCAGGACTTGCCGTCGTGGACCAACAACAGTCCCAACCACCGCAAGCCCGGAAGTGGTGTCGCCGTGCCGGAGAGAGACAACGGCTCGCTGGATTCGGGCAGCTTCGAACAAGATTCGTTGGACGGCAGCACGGATTTCGATCTTTCGACTCTCATCTGTCAGTCGGAGCAGGCGGTCACACGAGTCATTTCGCGACTGGCCGTTCCGCTGGCAGCTAAAGCTGAGCAACCGCATCCGCAGGGCGACGAAGATTTGGGTCAAATCGAAGCGGCCCGGGAGAGATTGATTAACGAGTCGCGGCAATTTGTCACGGCCTCGAAAATGTTTGTGAAGAGCGTCACTGATTCCCCGCAGACGATGGCCGTCTGTCTCTCGCAATGCGTCGTGCTCATCGAGCGCATGGGCGTGGCCGTCGAGGACGTGTCTCAGCGGGAGCAGAACCGCGATTTGCCTCCGAAAGTCCGCGACGTGGCTCGAGCCTTCCTGCACACGCTCAAGGCGGCGGCGGAAGCGTCCGGACAGGGAGTCAGCGATCCGAGCATGGGCCGTCTGATGGGCAAGGCTACCGCCTTGGCCGGCGTTCTCACCATACTGATGCGATCCTTGCGACCGTGA